The DNA window GCGGAGATTCTGGTGGTGACGACGCCCCAGCTGGCCGCGGCCGAGGTCGCCGAGCGGGCCGGCAGCATCGCGCTGCAGACCCGCCAGCGGGTCGTCGGCGTCGTGGAGAACATGTCGGGGCTGACCCTGCCCGACGGCACCACGCTGCAGGTGTTCGGCGAGGGCGGTGGCCAGCAGGTGGCCGAGCGGCTCTCCCGGGCAGTCGGCGCCGATGTGCCACTGCTGGGACAGATCCCGCTGGATCCCGAGCTGGTGGCCGCGGGTGATTCCGGCACACCGCTGGTGCTCAGCGCGCCCGATTCGCCGGTGGGCAAGGCGCTGCGCGGGGTCGCCGACAGCTTGTCGTCGCGCAAGCGGGGACTCGCCGGTGTATCGCTCGGGCTCGATCCGACGCGGCGCTAGGTCGCGTCGGCGTCGAACGGCGCCGGGCCGTGCTGCTGCACCGGCTGCGGCGGCTGCTGCGGCGGCGGTGTTGTCTCCGGCTTGGGCGGCGCGCCATTGACGGGCCGGTCGAAGCTGCCGGTCAAGAAGGAATCGTCGCCGTCCAGCAGATGCTTGGTCAGCGCCGCACGCGGTGTCATGCCCCGTAGCTTCTGCAGTTCGCTCAATGGCACGCGCAGATCGTCGAACTCGGGTCCGAGGTCCTCGCGCAGCTGGCTGGTCATGCCGCTGAGGTAGTCACGCGCCTGACGCAAGGCGTTCGACGTCCACCGGATGGCGCCCGGCAGCCGCTCCGGCCCCAGGACCACCAGCCCGACCACCACGAGGACGAGCATGTGCTCCCAGCTCAGGCTGCCAAACATCAGCTGCCGTCGGGATCGGGTTTGACGGTCAGCGTGACGTGCCGCCCGTCGCGGACGACCTCGATCGGCGAATCCTGGCCGATGGTCAGCTGGCGCACGGCGACGACGAACTCGTCGGCGTCGGCGACCTTGCGGTTACCGACCTTGACGACGACGTCGTTCTCCAGGATTCCGCCCTTTTGCGCGGGGCTGCCCGCCTTCACGTTGGCCACCTGCGCGCCGGAGGCGATCGCGTTGCTCACCGACCGGGTGCTGACCCCCAGCGTCGGGTGCACGATCTTGCCGTCCTTGATCAGCGTCTGAGCGACCTCTTTGGCCTCGTTGATCGGGATCGCGAAGCCCAGCCCACTTGCGCTGTCGGACAACGACTTACCCGCGGTGTCGATGCCGATCACCTGGGAATCCATGTCGATCAGCGGACCACCGGAGTTTCCATGGTTGATCGAGGCGTCGGTCTGCAGCGCGTCGATCACCGTGTCGGTGTCCGAGCCCTCCCCCGACAGCGGCACCGGTCGGTGCAGGGCGCTGATGATGCCGTGGGTCACGGTGCTGCGCAGTCCCAGCGGTGCACCCGCGGCCAGCACCTCGTCACCCACCCGCACCTTGTCGGAATCGCCGAGGCGCGCCACCGACAGGTTGTCGACGTTGTCGACCTTCAGCACGGCCAGGTCGGTCTTGGGGTCGCGGCCCACCAGGTTCGCGGGCACCTCTTTGCCGTCGTTGAAAACCACCGTCGTCTTGAACTGGCTCGGGTTGTTCGCCGCTTCGGAGATGACGTGGTTGTTGGTGACGATGTAGCCGCGGCCGTCGATCACGACGCCGGAGCCCTGCATGCCCTCCTGGTCGCTCTTGGACTCGATGGTCACCACGGCGCCCGCCGTCGCGGCCGCCACCTTGGCGAAGCGGCCGGCCGGGCCTTCGCCGTTGCCGCTGGTCGACAGCGTCACCTTCGAGGTGGTGAACGCCTCGGCGACTTCGGCCGTCTTGCGACCGATGACACCGCCGAGCACTCCGATGACCAACGCGATCAGCAGCAGGACCAGCAACGCGAGGTAGGACACCTTGCCGCCGAACAACACGTCGCGCACGCCCAGCTTGCCGCCGTAGCCCAGCGCGGTCCCGGATCGCGACGGTGCCACCGCCGGTGTGCCCAGCGCCGCCGCGGCACCCGGGTCTCGCCAGGGATCGTCAAGCTCGTCGCGATCCACACCGTCTTTCTCGGCGGCCAGCGCGTTGGCGTCCACCGGGTGGCGCTGCAGCGAGTCGGCGCTACCGTCCGGCCGGTGGAACGCCTCCTCCAGGACCGGGTCGGCCGGTCGGCCGCTCGGCCGGAATTCGGCCTGGTCCCGATACTTCTGCGGACGGACCCGTTCGGCCACGAACGACCCCCGCAGCCCGTCGGGACGACCGAACTCCCGACGCGATGCGGGGTCGACCGGCGGACGCGAGATGGGGCGCGGCGCTAAGCGGTTGCCGCTGTCTTTTGCTTGGTCGTAGCCTTGGTCGGAGGTCACGTTGTCCCTTTTGGATCCTCTACTTGAGCGCTCGAGACGGGCCTTTACCGGGCGAAATACGCGGCAGGGGCGTTGTCCGTGTCCACCCTAGTATCCACGGCGCGCCGTTGGTCGGCATGAACGCGCATGTGGGGTGGCTGCACGGCGCGGGGGCGGATCAATCGCGGGGTTTCGATCAGAAAGCGCTACCGGCGC is part of the Mycobacterium mantenii genome and encodes:
- the tatB gene encoding Sec-independent protein translocase protein TatB, whose product is MFGSLSWEHMLVLVVVGLVVLGPERLPGAIRWTSNALRQARDYLSGMTSQLREDLGPEFDDLRVPLSELQKLRGMTPRAALTKHLLDGDDSFLTGSFDRPVNGAPPKPETTPPPQQPPQPVQQHGPAPFDADAT
- the htrA gene encoding serine protease HtrA, encoding MTSDQGYDQAKDSGNRLAPRPISRPPVDPASRREFGRPDGLRGSFVAERVRPQKYRDQAEFRPSGRPADPVLEEAFHRPDGSADSLQRHPVDANALAAEKDGVDRDELDDPWRDPGAAAALGTPAVAPSRSGTALGYGGKLGVRDVLFGGKVSYLALLVLLLIALVIGVLGGVIGRKTAEVAEAFTTSKVTLSTSGNGEGPAGRFAKVAAATAGAVVTIESKSDQEGMQGSGVVIDGRGYIVTNNHVISEAANNPSQFKTTVVFNDGKEVPANLVGRDPKTDLAVLKVDNVDNLSVARLGDSDKVRVGDEVLAAGAPLGLRSTVTHGIISALHRPVPLSGEGSDTDTVIDALQTDASINHGNSGGPLIDMDSQVIGIDTAGKSLSDSASGLGFAIPINEAKEVAQTLIKDGKIVHPTLGVSTRSVSNAIASGAQVANVKAGSPAQKGGILENDVVVKVGNRKVADADEFVVAVRQLTIGQDSPIEVVRDGRHVTLTVKPDPDGS